In Pseudophryne corroboree isolate aPseCor3 chromosome 3, aPseCor3.hap2, whole genome shotgun sequence, a genomic segment contains:
- the LOC135054493 gene encoding oocyte zinc finger protein XlCOF6.1-like isoform X3: MSSDPSDHGKCSPDNSDIGASVTALRVDTVFPCSIDAKCFTQNTKCITHQPAKAGERPFPCSECGKCFKYKSVFLVHERSHTGEKPFPCSECGKCFAQKYHLVEHQRSHTGEKPFPCSVCGKCFTQKSYLVKHQRCHTGEKPFPCSECGKCFRQKSYLVKHQRCHTGEKPFPCSECGKCFRQKSYLVKHQRCHTGEKPFPCSECGKCFRQKSNLVKHQRWHTGAKPFPCSECGKSFLEKSDLARHQRIHTGERPFCCSECGKSFIEKAALVKHQRIHTGEKPFPCSECGKCFTHKLSLVIHQRYHTGESPFTCSECGKCFVYKSYLVSHQKSHTGERPFPCSECGKCFTEKSHLVSHQRYHTGEKPFTCSECGKCFKQNTQLIKHKRSHTGERPYPCFECGKCFTQSSALARHQRSHK; encoded by the coding sequence ATGTCATCTGATCCCTCTGATCATGGCAAATGTTCTCCTGataactctgatattggtgcatctgttacagctctgagagtagatacagtgtttccctgttctatagatgccaaatgttttacacagaacacaaagtgtattacccatcagccagctaaggcaggtgaaaggccatttccatgttctgagtgtgggaaatgttttaaatataAATCAGTTTTTCttgtacatgagagaagtcacacaggtgagaagccatttccatgttctgagtgtgggaaatgttttgcacagaaataccatcttgttgaacatcagagaagtcacacaggtgaaaagccatttccatgttctgtgtgtgggaaatgttttacacagaaatcatatcttgttaaacatcagagatgtcacacaggtgagaagccatttccatgttctgagtgtgggaaatgttttagacagaaatcatatcttgttaaacatcagagatgtcacacaggtgagaagccatttccatgttctgagtgtgggaaatgttttagacagaaatcatatcttgttaaacatcagagatgtcacacaggtgagaagccatttccatgttctgagtgtgggaaatgttttagacagaaatcaaatcttgttaaacatcagagatggcacacaggtgcaaagccatttccatgttctgagtgtgggaaaagttttctcGAGAAATCAGATCTTGccagacatcagagaattcacacaggtgagaggccattttgttgttctgagtgtgggaaatcttttatAGAGAAAGCAgcacttgttaaacatcagagaattcacacaggtgagaagccatttccatgctctgagtgtgggaaatgttttacacacaaattatctcttgttatacatcagagatatcacacaggagagagtccatttacatgttctgagtgtgggaaatgttttgtatacaaatcatatcttgtttcacatcagaaaagtcacacaggtgagaggccatttccatgctctgagtgtgggaaatgttttacagagaagtcacatcttgtttcacatcagagatatcacacaggtgagaaaccatttacatgctctgagtgtgggaaatgttttaaacagaACACACAACTTATcaaacataagagaagtcacacaggcgagaggccatatccatgttttgagtgtgggaaatgttttacacaaagttCAGctcttgctagacatcagagaagtcacaagtGA